In Oryza sativa Japonica Group chromosome 3, ASM3414082v1, one DNA window encodes the following:
- the LOC4333555 gene encoding probable glutathione S-transferase GSTU1 — protein MEGEKKSVVLINCAVSMYGNRVRIALARKGVAYEEKPENLAAKSALLLSSNPVHGQVPVLLVGGKPVCESLVILEFIDEEFAGVGEPLLPAGPYERAQARFWASYIDAKLAPCAGRVWRSPAGAAGAAAVEAARGELVAAMRTLEAELGGRRYFGGGGEALGYVDVALAPFTAWFATYERFGGFSVAAECPELAAWAARCVRENACVAASLPDPEFVYQFACGMRKHFGLDG, from the coding sequence atggagggagagaagaagagcgTGGTGCTGATCAACTGCGCGGTGAGCATGTACGGCAACCGCGTCCGCATCGCGCTGGCGAGGAAGGGCGTGGCGTACGAGGAGAAGCCGGAGAACCTCGCCGCCAAGAGCGCCCTGCTCCTCTCCTCCAACCCCGTCCACGGCCAGGTccccgtcctcctcgtcggcggcaagCCGGTGTGCGAGTCCCTCGTCATCCTCGAGTTCATCGACGAGGagttcgccggcgtcggcgagccGCTGCTGCCCGCGGGGCCCTACGAGCGCGCCCAGGCCAGGTTCTGGGCGTCCTACATCGACGCCAAGCTGGCGCCGTGCGCCGGGAGGGTGTGGCGGTCGCCGGCGGGcgccgcgggcgcggcggcggtggaggcggcgaggggcgaGCTGGTGGCGGCGATGCGGACGCTGGAGGCGGAGCTCGGCGGGAGGAGGtacttcggcggcggcggcgaggcgctggGCTACGTGGACGTGGCGCTGGCGCCGTTCACGGCGTGGTTCGCGACGTACGAGCGGTTCGGCGGGTTCAGCGTGGCGGCGGAGTGCCCGGAgctggcggcgtgggcggcgcggTGCGTCCGGGAGAACGCGTGCGTGGCGGCGTCGCTGCCGGATCCCGAGTTCGTGTACCAGTTCGCATGCGGCATGAGGAAGCACTTCGGCCTCGACGGCTGA
- the LOC4333557 gene encoding beclin-1-like protein: MKPPASSAAAAGDKGGGVDPSLPRFKCQECQRALVVVGVESFTDKLPAHAVSGMNVSSVQGSVMGASRMDNSYVVLSKQNRSHSHGIPPRPPSAGIPRAEPNQPTRAMEGSYIVLPPAAASIYKTSASEGGGAQLSPTSMNPGSPLPGNNFHSSVTVLKRAFEIATSQTQIEQPLCLDCMRLLSDKMEKEIEDVNTDNKAYEACLQRLEQETYNILSETDFQKERQKIEEEEKKLKAAIEEAEKQYSEICSEMKCLETKSKQFEELEERYCHDLNSFQFQWISHQEERDAVLAKIEVSQVHLELLKRTNVLNDAFYISHDGVIGTINNFRLGRLPNVQVEWDEINAAWGQAALLLHTMAQYFFPKFEYRIKIHPMGSYPKVTDINQNTYELFGPVNLFWSTRFDKAMTWFLTCLQEFADFAVSLDKENNVPPDKSLKLPYKIEGDKVGSYTIFLSFNKLDNWTKALKYMLCNLKWVLYWFIGNTSFAPPSGSLHVAQSSKG, from the exons ATGAAGCCCCCtgcatcctccgccgccgctgccggcgacaAGGGCGGCGGGGTCGACCCGTCTCTGCCGCGGTTCAAGTGCCAGGAGTGCCAAcgcgcgctcgtcgtcgtcggcgtcgagtCCTTCACCGATAAGCTCCCCGCTCATGCCGTCTCCG GTATGAACGTGTCCTCTGTTCAGGGCAGCGTTATGGGTGCTAGCAGGATGGACAACTCTTATGTCGTGCTATCGAAGCAAAATAGATCACATAGCCATGGAATTCCCCCACGCCCGCCAAGCGCAGGGATCCCGCGTGCCGAGCCGAACCAACCAACAAGAGCAATGGAGGGATCATATATAGTGCTTCCACCTGCTGCCGCTTCCATATACAAGACATCTGCCTCTGAAGGAGGTGGTGCGCAGTTGTCACCAACAAGTATGAACCCCGGTAGCCCTTTACCAGGAAATAATTTTCACTCTAGCGTGACTGTATTAAAACGGGCATTTGAGATTGCTACATCACAAACACAG ATTGAACAGCCACTCTGTCTGGACTGTATGAGGTTGCTGTCTGATAAAATGGAGAAGGAAATTGAAGATGTTAATACTGACAATAAAGCTTATGAGGCCTGTCTTCAACGTCTGGAGCAGGAAACCTATAACATCCTCAGTGAAACTGACTTTCAGAAGGAGAGACAAAAG attgaggaagaagaaaagaaacttaAAGCTGCAATTGAGGAAGCTGAAAAGCAATATTCAGAAATTTGTTCCGAGATGAAGTGCCTTGAAACAAAATCTAAACAGTTCGAAGAACTGGAAGAAag GTATTGCCATGATCTCAATAGCTTTCAGTTTCAGTGGATATCTCACCAG GAAGAAAGAGATGCGGTTTTGGCCAAGATAGAAGTTTCGCAGGTTCATCTAGAATTGTTAAAGCGTACAAATGTTCTCAATGATGCATTCTATATTTCACATGATGGGGTGATCGGAACAATAAACAACTTTCGTCTTGGCCGCCTTCCTAATGTACAG GTGGAGTGGGATGAGATAAATGCTGCTTGGGGCCAGGCTGCTCTTCTGTTGCATACCATGGCTCAGTACTTCTTCCCAAAATTTGA ATACCGGATCAAAATTCACCCTATGGGAAGCTATCCAAAAGTTACAGACATCAACCAAAATACATATGAACT GTTCGGTCCTGTGAATTTATTCTGGAGTACCCGATTTGACAAAGCCATGACATGGTTTCTGACTTGCTTGCAAGAATTTGCTGATTTTGCTGTTAGTTTGGATAAAGAGAACAATGTACCACCTGACAAGTCATTGAAGCTCCCATATAA GATTGAAGGTGACAAAGTAGGGAGCTATACAATCTTCTTAAGTTTCAATAAACTTGACAATTGGACAAAAGCACTAAAATACATGCTGTGCAACTTGAAGTGGGTTCTCTACTGGTTTATCGGCAATACAAGTTTTGCCCCACCCTCTGGATCTTTACACGTAGCACAGTCTTCCAAGGGATGA
- the LOC4333554 gene encoding ornithine aminotransferase, mitochondrial: MAAALARRGGGGLARALARGRGMCSATAAERAAGAALTSEELMRMERERSAHNYHPIPVVFSKGEGSHILDPEGNKYIDFLSAYSAVNQGHCHPKVLRALKEQAERLTLSSRAFYNDKFPIFAEYLTSMFGYEMMLPMNTGAEGVETAIKLVRKWGYEKKKIPKNEALIVSCCGCFHGRTLGVISMSCDNDATRGFGPLVPGHLKVDFGDTDGLEKIFKDHGERICGFLFEPIQGEAGVIIPPDGYLKAVRDLCSRHNILMIADEIQTGIARTGKMLACDWENIRPDVVILGKALGAGVVPVSAVLADKDIMLCIKPGEHGSTFGGNPLASAVAVASLKVVTDEGLVERAAKLGQEFRDQLQKVQQRFPQIIREVRGRGLLNAVDLSNEALSPASAYDICIKLKERGVLAKPTHDTIIRLAPPLSISPEELAEASKAFSDVLEHDLPQLQKQIKKTESAAEKQSCDRCGRDLY, encoded by the exons atggcggcggcgctggcgaggCGTGGCGGTGGGGGGCTGGCGCGCGCCCtggcgcgggggagggggatgtgctcggccacggcggcggagcgcgcCGCCGGGGCGGCGCTGACGTCCGAGGAGCTCATGCGGATGGAGCGCGAGCGCAGCGCGCACAA CTACCATCCAATTCCGGTGGTGTTCTCCAAGGGAGAAGGTTCACATATATTGGATCCTGAAGGCAACAAATACATTGATTTCCTGTCTGCTTATTCTGCAGTCAAtcag GGCCATTGCCATCCAAAAGTCCTGAGAGCGTTGAAAGAGCAGGCAGAAAGGCTCACACTGAGTTCTAGAGCTTTCTACAATGACAAATTCCCAATCTTTGCAGAATACCTGACAAGCATGTTTGGGTATGAAATGATGTTGCCGATGAATACTGGAGCTGAAGGAGTGGAAACAGCTATCAAATTGGTGAGGAAATGGGGTTATGAGAAGAAAAAGATACCAAAAAATGAG GCTTTGATTGTCTCTTGCTGTGGATGTTTTCATGGTCGGACATTAGGTGTCATCTCTATGAGTTGTGATAATGATGCAACTCGTGGTTTTGGCCCATTGGTTCCTGGCCATcttaaagttgattttggagACACTGATGGGTTGGAGAAAATCTTTAAAG ATCATGGCGAGAGGATATGTGGTTTTTTGTTTGAACCAATCCAAGGAGAAGCTGGG GTAATAATCCCACCAGATGGCTATTTGAAAGCTGTCAGAGATTTGTGTTCAAGGCACAACATTCTGATGATTGCAGATGAGATCCAAACAGGCATAGCTAGAACTGGCAAAATGCTGGCATGCGATTGGGAAAACATACGACCTGATGTGGTG ATTCTAGGCAAGGCCCTTGGTGCTGGAGTAGTTCCTGTCAGTGCGGTTCTTGCAGATAAGGATATTATGCTGTGTATCAAACCAGGAGAACATGGAAG TACATTTGGTGGGAACCCATTGGCAAGTGCTGTGGCAGTTGCATCACTGAAAGTAGTTACAGATGAAGGTCTCGTTGAAAG GGCTGCAAAGTTAGGACAAGAGTTCAGAGATCAGCTACAGAAGGTTCAACAGAGATTCCCGCAAATCATAAGGGAAGTACGTGGGAGGGGTTTGCTTAATGCAGTGGATCTAAGCAACGAAGCTTTATCCCCTGCTTCTGCTTACGACATCTGCATCAAGCTGAAGGAGAGAGGCGTTCTGGCAAAGCCCACACATGACACCATAATCAGATTAGCGCCTCCGCTGTCAATCAG TCCTGAGGAGCTTGCAGAAGCATCGAAGGCGTTCAGCGATGTGCTTGAGCATGACCTGCCACAGCTGCAGAAGCAGATCAAGAAGACAGAATCCGCGGCAGAAAAACAATCCTGTGACAGATGCGGCAGAGACTTGTACTGA
- the LOC9269748 gene encoding pentatricopeptide repeat-containing protein At4g18520, chloroplastic has protein sequence MLFCCPASPPPPIQASSLPPFRTNSLSPTVRGGNAAPRRPLARSFSAKNRSPRARNRHAAAGDGGGYGSPEQEGRGESSLPNAEALASSLRDCGGADGVRRVHAVAVRSLDSLGTFVANNLISAYARFDEVSDAREVFDEMPERSVVSWTAMMNVYLKLGHYGEVVRLFFDMVGSGVQGNSLTFVCLLKSCGERCDAKLGQQVHCCIVKGGWSNVIVDSAIAHFYAQCGDVASASAIFDKMAYRDVISWTTMITAYVQHGHGGQALRMFSEMVSEGFRPNEFTVCSVLKACAEEKAVRFGKQLHCAVLKKMYKNDIHIGSALVTMYARCGEVFDAQAVFDMMPRRNTITWTSMISGYAQSGHGEKAILLFRKMKMRRVFVNNLTIVGLLSACGSLQSPYLGKELHAQIIKNSMEENLQIGSTLVWFYCKCGEYTYAARILEAMPDRDAISWTALISGYNNLGHNVEALKSLDDMLWDGVKPNTYTYSSALKACAKLEALQYGRKIHGFVNKTQDFSNVFVGSSLIDMYMRCGKVDEARSVFDAMPEHNLVTWKVIITGFAQNGLCEEALKYMYLMQQEGHEVDDFVLSTVLTSCGDLQWKSISFSDSVAGSVSARQ, from the coding sequence ATGCTGTTCTGCTGCCCtgcttctcctccccctccaatCCAAGCTTCTTCTCTCCCGCCGTTCCGGACGAACAGCTTGTCTCCGACCGTACGTGGCGGGAATGCCGCGCCACGACGCCCTCTCGCGCGGTCTTTCTCGGCCAAGAACCGGTCCCCGCGAGCGCGGAACCGCCACGCGGCAgcaggtgatggtggtggttatGGGTCTCCGGAGCAAGAGGGGCGTGGGGAATCGTCCCTCCCGAACGCCGAGGCGCTCGCGTCCTCGCTGCGTGattgcggcggcgcggacggcgtcCGGCGGGTGCACGCGGTTGCTGTCCGGTCGCTCGACAGCCTGGGGACGTTCGTCGCCAACAATTTGATCAGCGCGTATGCCAGGTTCGACGAGGTTTCGGATGCCAgggaggtgttcgacgaaatgccggAGAGGAGTGTTGTGTCGTGGACGGCGATGATGAATGTGTATCTGAAACTAGGACACTACGGCGAGGTTGTGAGGCTCTTCTTTGATATGGTGGGAAGCGGAGTGCAAGGTAACAGCTTGacttttgtttgcttgctgaAATCATGCGGCGAGCGTTGCGATGCTAAGCTAGGGCAGCAGGTCCACTGTTGTATTGTCAAAGGTGGGTGGAGCAATGTGATAGTGGACAGTGCTATTGCACACTTCTATGCTCAATGCGGTGATGTTGCTAGTGCTTCAGCCATATTTGATAAGATGGCCTATCGTGATGTCATCTCATGGACAACAATGATCACAGCTTATGTGCAGCATGGGCATGGGGGCCAAGCTCTTAGAATGTTTTCAGAAATGGTGTCAGAAGGATTTCGACCAAATGAGTTCACTGTGTGCAGTGTCCTCAAGGCTTGTGCAGAAGAGAAAGCTGTGAGATTTGGGAAGCAGCTGCATTGTGCTGTTTTGAAGAAAATGTACAAAAATGACATCCATATCGGCAGTGCCCTTGTCACCATGTATGCTAGATGCGGTGAAGTTTTTGATGCTCAGGCAGTGTTTGATATGATGCCACGAAGAAACACTATTACATGGACTTCTATGATCTCTGGCTATGCACAAAGTGGCCATGGAGAAAAGGCTATCTTGTTGTTCAGAAAGATGAAGATGCGCCGAGTATTTGTTAACAACCTCACCATTGTTGGTCTCCTAAGTGCCTGTGGCTCCTTACAGTCGCCTTATCTTGGAAAGGAATTGCATGCTCAGATAATAAAGAATTCTATGGAAGAAAATCTTCAAATTGGGAGTACACTTGTTTGGTTCTACTGTAAATGTGGAGAGTACACATATGCTGCAAGAATTCTTGAAGCGATGCCTGACCGTGATGCTATCTCATGGACTGCTCTGATTTCCGGCTACAATAATCTAGGTCATAATGTTGAAGCACTTAAATCATTAGATGATATGCTATGGGATGGTGTAAAACCAAATACATACACTTACTCCTCGGCTCTGAAAGCTTGTGCAAAATTGGAGGCTCTGCAATATGGAAGGAAGATCCATGGTTTTGTTAACAAGACTCAAGATTTCTCCAATGTGTTTGTGGGAAGCTCACTTATCGATATGTACATGAGGTGTGGAAAAGTCGACGAAGCCCGAAGTGTCTTTGATGCCATGCCAGAACATAACCTTGTGACATGGAAAGTGATTATTACAGGATTTGCTCAGAATGGCCTCTGTGAAGAGGCTTTGAAGTACATGTACCTAATGCAACAAGAAGGGCATGAGGTTGATGATTTTGTGCTCTCAACAGTTCTGACATCATGTGGAGATCTTCAATGGAAATCCATCTCCTTCTCTGACTCAGTTGCTGGTTCAGTTTCAGCTAGGCAGTAG